One window of Neisseria subflava genomic DNA carries:
- the odhB gene encoding 2-oxoglutarate dehydrogenase complex dihydrolipoyllysine-residue succinyltransferase: protein MIIDVKVPMLSESVSEGTLLEWKKKVGEAVARDEILIDIETDKVVLEVPSPQAGVLVEIVAQDGETVVADQVLARIDTAATAAAEAPAAAPAEAAPAAAPAAAQNNAAMPAAAKLAAETGVDVNALQGSGRDGRVLKEDVQNAAAKPAAAAAPAVALPAGARPEERVPMSRLRARVAERLLASQQENAILTTFNEVNMKPIMDLRAKYKDKFEKEHGVKLGFMSFFVKAAVAALKKYPVVNASVDGKDIVYHGYFDIGIAIGSPRGLVVPILRDADQMSIADIEQAIVDYAKKAKDGKIAIEDLTGGTFSITNGGTFGSMMSTPIINPPQSAILGMHATKERAVVENGQVVVRPMMYLALSYDHRIIDGREAVLTLVAIKDALEDPARLLLDL from the coding sequence ATGATTATTGATGTAAAAGTACCTATGCTGTCTGAAAGCGTATCTGAAGGCACGCTCTTGGAATGGAAGAAAAAAGTTGGCGAAGCCGTTGCCCGTGACGAAATCCTGATCGATATCGAAACTGACAAAGTGGTTTTGGAAGTACCTTCTCCACAAGCCGGCGTATTGGTTGAAATCGTAGCGCAAGACGGTGAAACCGTTGTTGCCGATCAAGTTTTGGCACGCATCGATACCGCTGCTACTGCCGCCGCTGAAGCACCTGCAGCCGCTCCTGCCGAAGCTGCCCCGGCTGCCGCTCCTGCTGCTGCACAAAACAACGCCGCGATGCCTGCCGCCGCCAAACTGGCTGCCGAGACCGGTGTTGACGTGAACGCATTGCAAGGTTCCGGCCGTGACGGTCGCGTATTGAAAGAAGACGTACAAAATGCCGCTGCCAAACCTGCCGCAGCCGCTGCTCCTGCTGTTGCACTTCCTGCCGGCGCACGTCCTGAAGAACGCGTACCAATGAGCCGCCTGCGTGCCCGTGTTGCAGAACGCCTCCTGGCTTCTCAACAAGAAAACGCCATTTTGACTACATTCAACGAAGTCAACATGAAACCAATCATGGACTTGCGTGCGAAGTACAAAGATAAATTCGAGAAAGAACACGGCGTGAAACTGGGCTTTATGTCCTTCTTCGTTAAAGCCGCTGTTGCCGCCCTGAAAAAATACCCGGTTGTGAATGCTTCTGTTGACGGCAAAGACATCGTGTACCACGGCTACTTCGACATCGGTATCGCAATTGGCAGCCCACGCGGTTTGGTTGTGCCAATCCTGCGCGATGCCGACCAAATGAGCATTGCCGACATCGAACAAGCAATTGTTGATTACGCGAAAAAAGCTAAAGACGGCAAAATCGCTATCGAAGATCTGACCGGCGGTACCTTCAGTATCACCAACGGCGGTACTTTCGGTTCTATGATGTCTACCCCGATCATCAACCCGCCTCAATCTGCGATTTTGGGTATGCACGCCACTAAAGAGCGCGCTGTGGTTGAAAACGGCCAAGTTGTTGTCCGTCCAATGATGTATCTGGCTCTGTCTTACGACCACCGTATCATTGACGGCCGCGAAGCTGTATTGACCTTGGTAGCCATTAAAGACGCGTTGGAAGACCCAGCCCGCCTGTTGTTGGATCTGTAA
- a CDS encoding 2-oxoglutarate dehydrogenase E1 component, whose translation MMDEKLNFSYLFGSNAPYIEELYEKFLDNPESVDEKWKQYFTDLSKQPGAVAVDVAHTPIRESFATLAKKKIAAAVAGGVDEAMMKKQVSVLRLISAYRIQGVGAAQLDPLKRIPPQNIEALDPKFHGLSDADMALQFNMGEGDFSGQSKLPLSQIISNLKQTYCGHIAVEYIYIPNTEERRWVRNYFESVLSTPSYNVEQKRRILKEMTAAETLERYLHTKYVGQKRFGVEGGESAIAGLNYLIQNAGKDGVEEVIIGMAHRGRLNVLVNILGKKPADLFAEFEGRAEIKLPSGDVKYHMGFSSDIATPHGPMHVSLAFNPSHLEIVNPVVEGSARAKQKRLGENGRDKVLPVLIHGDSAFIGLGVNQATFNLSKTRGYTTGGTVHIVINNQIGFTTSDTRDTRSTVHCTDIAKMVSAPVIHVNGDDPERVCFAIQAALDYRKKFHKDIVVDVVCYRKWGHNEGDDPTLTQPMMYKKVSQHPGARALYTEQLIAEGVVTQAEADGYIQAYRDALDKGEHVEQTTLSNFQRTQIDWSKYQGKDWREKIETGLPAADIERLTEKFTAVPEGFALHPTAKRVIEARKAMASGKQAIDWGMAETLAYASLLTKGHGVRISGEDSGRGTFSHRHAVLHDQKREKWDDGTYVPLRNMGEGLGEFLVIDSILNEEAVMAFEYGFACSAPDKLTIWEAQFGDFANGAQVTIDQFLSSGETKWGRLCGLTTILPHGYDGQGPEHSSARVERWLQLCSENNMQVIMPSEASQMFHLLQRQVLGSYRKPLVIFMSKRLLRFKGAMSPLENFTEGSTFRPVIGDTAERVSNDSVKRVVLCAGQVYYDLEAGRTERKLEDDVAIVRVEQLYPFPYEEVKAELAKYPNAKSVVWAQEEPKNQGAFYQIRHRIEDVISEEQKLSYAGRPSSASPAVGYSSKHIAQLKQLVEDALAL comes from the coding sequence ATGATGGACGAAAAACTCAATTTCTCTTATCTGTTTGGTTCTAATGCGCCATACATCGAGGAGTTGTATGAAAAGTTTCTGGATAATCCGGAATCTGTCGATGAAAAATGGAAACAGTACTTTACCGATTTGAGTAAACAGCCGGGCGCAGTCGCTGTCGATGTTGCCCATACACCGATTCGTGAATCATTTGCCACTTTGGCTAAAAAGAAAATTGCCGCAGCCGTCGCAGGCGGTGTGGATGAGGCAATGATGAAAAAGCAAGTCAGCGTTTTGCGACTGATTTCTGCCTATCGTATCCAAGGCGTGGGTGCAGCCCAACTTGATCCGCTCAAACGTATCCCTCCTCAAAATATCGAAGCTCTCGATCCTAAATTCCACGGTCTGTCAGATGCCGATATGGCGCTTCAGTTCAATATGGGCGAGGGCGATTTTTCCGGTCAGAGCAAACTGCCTCTGTCCCAAATCATCAGCAACCTCAAACAAACCTACTGCGGCCATATTGCGGTAGAGTACATCTACATTCCAAATACCGAAGAGCGCCGCTGGGTTCGCAATTATTTTGAAAGCGTACTGTCTACGCCAAGCTACAACGTTGAACAAAAACGCCGTATCTTGAAAGAAATGACTGCTGCCGAAACTCTGGAACGCTACCTGCATACCAAATATGTCGGTCAAAAACGCTTTGGTGTAGAAGGCGGCGAAAGCGCGATTGCTGGTTTGAATTACCTGATTCAAAACGCCGGTAAAGACGGTGTGGAAGAAGTCATCATCGGTATGGCACACCGTGGCCGTCTGAATGTTTTGGTTAACATTTTGGGTAAAAAACCGGCTGATCTGTTTGCCGAATTTGAAGGCCGTGCCGAAATCAAATTGCCTAGCGGCGACGTGAAATACCACATGGGCTTCAGCTCCGACATCGCCACTCCGCACGGCCCAATGCACGTTTCTTTGGCATTTAACCCGTCACACTTGGAAATTGTTAACCCAGTAGTGGAAGGTTCTGCGCGCGCCAAACAAAAACGTTTGGGCGAAAACGGCCGCGATAAAGTTTTGCCAGTATTGATTCACGGTGACTCCGCATTTATCGGTTTGGGTGTTAACCAAGCAACATTCAACCTGTCTAAAACACGCGGTTATACCACCGGCGGTACTGTTCACATCGTGATCAATAACCAAATCGGCTTTACGACTTCCGATACCCGCGATACCCGTTCAACCGTACACTGTACCGATATCGCAAAAATGGTTTCCGCTCCGGTTATCCATGTGAATGGCGATGATCCTGAACGCGTTTGCTTTGCCATCCAAGCTGCCTTGGATTACCGCAAAAAATTCCATAAAGACATCGTGGTCGACGTTGTCTGCTACCGTAAATGGGGCCACAACGAGGGCGATGATCCGACCTTGACCCAACCGATGATGTATAAAAAAGTATCGCAACACCCGGGTGCGCGTGCTTTGTACACCGAGCAACTGATTGCCGAAGGCGTGGTAACTCAAGCTGAGGCTGACGGTTACATCCAAGCCTACCGTGATGCTTTGGACAAAGGCGAACATGTTGAACAAACAACTTTGAGCAACTTCCAACGCACACAAATCGACTGGAGTAAATACCAAGGTAAAGATTGGCGCGAAAAAATCGAAACCGGTTTGCCTGCCGCCGACATCGAGCGTCTTACCGAGAAATTTACCGCCGTACCGGAAGGCTTTGCCCTGCATCCGACTGCAAAACGTGTGATCGAAGCGCGTAAAGCCATGGCATCCGGCAAACAAGCCATCGACTGGGGTATGGCCGAAACCCTCGCATACGCAAGCCTGCTGACCAAAGGTCATGGCGTGCGTATCTCTGGTGAGGACTCCGGCCGCGGTACATTCTCACACCGTCATGCCGTTCTGCACGATCAAAAACGCGAAAAATGGGACGACGGTACTTATGTTCCTCTGCGCAACATGGGCGAAGGCTTGGGCGAGTTCCTGGTTATCGACTCTATCTTGAACGAAGAAGCCGTAATGGCGTTCGAGTACGGCTTTGCCTGCTCCGCTCCTGACAAGCTGACCATTTGGGAAGCGCAATTCGGTGACTTCGCCAACGGCGCGCAAGTGACTATTGACCAATTCCTGTCTTCAGGCGAAACCAAGTGGGGTCGCTTGTGCGGTCTGACCACCATCCTGCCGCACGGTTACGACGGTCAAGGCCCTGAGCACTCTTCTGCACGTGTAGAACGTTGGTTGCAACTGTGTTCTGAGAACAATATGCAAGTCATCATGCCGTCTGAAGCGTCGCAAATGTTCCACCTCTTGCAACGTCAAGTCTTGGGTTCATACCGCAAACCGCTGGTGATTTTCATGTCCAAACGCCTGTTGCGCTTTAAAGGTGCAATGAGCCCGCTGGAAAACTTCACCGAAGGTTCGACTTTCCGTCCGGTTATCGGCGATACCGCCGAACGCGTAAGCAACGACAGCGTGAAACGTGTGGTATTGTGTGCCGGTCAGGTTTACTATGACTTGGAAGCAGGCCGTACCGAGCGTAAACTGGAAGATGATGTCGCTATCGTCCGCGTTGAGCAGCTGTATCCGTTCCCATACGAAGAGGTTAAAGCTGAGCTGGCGAAATATCCGAACGCAAAATCTGTGGTTTGGGCACAAGAAGAGCCGAAAAACCAAGGCGCGTTCTACCAAATCCGCCACCGCATCGAAGACGTTATCAGCGAAGAGCAAAAACTGTCTTATGCCGGTCGTCCAAGCAGCGCATCACCTGCAGTGGGCTACTCAAGCAAACACATTGCTCAATTGAAACAATTGGTTGAAGACGCTTTGGCATTGTAA
- the gltA gene encoding citrate synthase has product MSKSVKLTTPNQETLELPVLEASIGHDVVDIRALTKNTGLFSFDPGFVSTASCESKITYIDGDKGLLYYRGYPIEQLAEKSDYLEVCYLLIYGELPTPEQKKEFDATVSHHTMVHEQLTWFFRGFRRDAHPMAMMVGVVGALSAFYQDSLDITNPEHRKIAIYRLISKIPTIAAMCYRYSNGLPFNYPKNNLSYAENFLHMMFATPCEEYKPNPVLARALDRIFILHADHEQNASTSTVRLAGSSGANPFACIAAGIACLWGASHGGANEAVLKMLDEIGDVSNVAAYMEGVKQRRYRLMGFGHRVYRNMDPRANIMRETCYEVLKELGLEDSPKFKLAMELEQIALKDPFFVERKLYPNVDFYSGIVLSALGIPTEMFTVIFALSRSVGWISHWHEMISDPALKIGRPRQLYTGAERRDYVPVDKR; this is encoded by the coding sequence ATGTCTAAATCAGTCAAGCTCACCACCCCAAATCAAGAGACCTTGGAACTGCCAGTATTGGAAGCAAGTATCGGCCATGATGTGGTTGACATCCGTGCGTTGACAAAAAATACAGGTCTGTTTTCATTCGACCCAGGATTCGTGTCCACTGCAAGTTGCGAATCCAAAATCACTTATATTGACGGCGATAAAGGTCTGTTGTATTACCGTGGTTATCCTATCGAGCAGTTGGCCGAAAAATCCGATTACTTGGAAGTTTGCTATCTGTTGATTTACGGCGAATTGCCTACGCCCGAACAGAAAAAAGAATTTGATGCTACAGTCAGCCACCATACTATGGTGCATGAACAGTTGACTTGGTTCTTCCGCGGTTTCCGTCGCGATGCGCACCCGATGGCGATGATGGTGGGTGTGGTTGGCGCTTTGTCTGCTTTCTATCAAGACAGCTTGGATATTACCAATCCTGAACACCGCAAAATCGCGATTTACCGCTTAATCTCCAAAATTCCGACCATTGCGGCAATGTGTTACCGTTATTCCAACGGTTTGCCGTTCAATTATCCAAAAAATAACCTTTCCTATGCTGAAAACTTCTTGCACATGATGTTTGCCACACCGTGTGAAGAATACAAACCTAATCCAGTCTTGGCCCGCGCGCTCGACCGCATCTTTATTTTGCATGCTGATCACGAGCAAAACGCGTCAACTTCAACCGTGCGTTTGGCCGGTTCTTCCGGCGCGAACCCGTTTGCCTGTATCGCTGCCGGTATCGCCTGTCTGTGGGGTGCTTCACACGGCGGTGCAAACGAAGCTGTGTTGAAAATGTTGGATGAAATCGGCGATGTGTCTAATGTTGCTGCATACATGGAAGGCGTGAAACAACGCAGATACCGTCTGATGGGATTCGGTCACCGCGTATACCGCAATATGGACCCACGAGCCAACATCATGCGCGAAACCTGTTATGAAGTCTTGAAAGAATTGGGCTTGGAAGACAGTCCTAAATTCAAGCTGGCGATGGAATTGGAACAAATAGCACTGAAAGATCCATTCTTTGTTGAGCGCAAGCTGTATCCAAACGTCGATTTCTACTCCGGTATCGTCTTGTCCGCATTGGGCATTCCAACTGAAATGTTTACCGTTATCTTCGCATTGTCGCGCAGTGTAGGTTGGATTTCTCATTGGCATGAAATGATTAGCGATCCGGCACTGAAAATCGGTCGCCCACGTCAACTGTATACCGGTGCAGAACGTCGCGATTACGTTCCGGTAGATAAACGCTAA
- a CDS encoding succinate dehydrogenase assembly factor 2, with protein MMVFDDIAKRKIRFQTRRGLLELDLIFGRFMEKEFEHLSDQELSEFSEILEFQDQELLALINGHSATDKKHLIPMLEKIRQA; from the coding sequence ATGATGGTTTTTGACGATATTGCCAAACGGAAAATCCGTTTTCAAACCCGCCGGGGATTGTTGGAATTAGACTTAATCTTCGGTAGGTTTATGGAAAAAGAATTCGAGCACCTGAGTGATCAGGAGTTGTCCGAATTTTCCGAAATCCTCGAATTTCAAGACCAAGAGTTGCTTGCCTTGATTAACGGACATTCGGCAACGGACAAGAAACACCTGATTCCCATGCTTGAAAAAATCAGACAGGCATGA
- a CDS encoding succinate dehydrogenase iron-sulfur subunit translates to MEKMSFEIYRYNPDVDAKPYMQRYELELEPTDVKLLDALVRLKAQDDTLSFRRSCREGICGSDGMNINGKNGLACLTDLRSLKQPVKIRPLPGLPVIRDLIVDMTQFFKQYHSIKPYVVNDNPIDADKERLQTQEERKELDGLYECILCACCSTACPSFWWNPDKFVGPSGLLNAYRFIADSRDTITNERLDNLNDPYRLFRCHTIMNCVDVCPKHLNPTRAIGKIKEIMLKRAV, encoded by the coding sequence ATGGAAAAAATGAGTTTTGAAATTTACCGTTACAACCCGGACGTTGATGCCAAACCTTATATGCAACGTTACGAGTTGGAATTGGAACCAACCGACGTTAAGCTTTTGGACGCTTTAGTGCGCCTGAAAGCACAAGACGATACATTGTCTTTCCGCCGTTCTTGCCGCGAAGGTATTTGCGGTTCTGACGGTATGAACATCAACGGTAAAAACGGCTTGGCATGTCTGACCGATCTGCGCAGCCTGAAACAGCCGGTTAAAATCCGCCCTCTGCCAGGTCTGCCTGTTATCCGCGACCTGATTGTGGATATGACCCAGTTCTTCAAACAATATCACTCAATCAAACCTTACGTTGTCAACGACAACCCTATCGATGCGGACAAAGAGCGTCTGCAAACTCAGGAAGAGCGTAAAGAGTTGGACGGTTTGTACGAGTGTATTTTGTGCGCCTGCTGTTCGACTGCCTGCCCGTCATTCTGGTGGAATCCTGATAAATTCGTTGGTCCGTCTGGCTTGCTGAATGCTTACCGTTTCATTGCGGATAGCCGTGATACCATCACTAATGAGCGTTTGGATAATCTGAACGACCCATACCGTTTGTTCCGTTGCCACACCATTATGAACTGCGTAGACGTATGTCCTAAACACTTGAATCCGACCCGAGCCATCGGTAAGATTAAAGAGATTATGTTGAAACGAGCCGTTTAA
- the sdhA gene encoding succinate dehydrogenase flavoprotein subunit, whose product MGFPVRKFDAVIVGGGGAGLRAALQLSKSGLNCAVLSKVFPTRSHTVAAQGGISASLGNVQEDRWDWHMYDTVKGSDWLGDQDAIEFMCRAAPEAVIELEHMGMPFDRVESGKIYQRPFGGHTAEHGKRAVERACAVADRTGHAMLHTLYQQNVRANTQFFVEWTAQDLIRDENGDVVGVTAMEMETGEVYIFHAKAVMFATGGGGRIYASSTNAYMNTGDGLGICARAGIPLEDMEFWQFHPTGVAGAGVLITEGVRGEGGILLNADGERFMERYAPTVKDLASRDVVSRAMAMEIYEGRGCGKNKDHVLLKIDHIGAEKIMEKLPGIREISIQFAGIDPIKDPIPVVPTTHYMMGGIPTNYHGEVVVPQGEDYEVPVKGLYAAGECACASVHGANRLGTNSLLDLVVFGKAAGDSMIKFIKEQSDWKPLPANAGELTRQRIERLDNQTDGENVDALRRELQRSVQLHAGVFRTDEILSKGVREIMEIAERVKRTEIKDKSKVWNTARIEALELDNLIEVAKATLVSAEARKESRGAHASDDHPERDDENWMKHTLYHSDTNTLSYKPVHTKPLSVEYIKPAKRVY is encoded by the coding sequence ATGGGTTTTCCTGTTCGCAAGTTTGATGCCGTGATTGTTGGCGGTGGTGGTGCAGGTTTACGCGCAGCCCTCCAATTGTCTAAATCCGGCCTGAATTGTGCTGTTTTGTCTAAAGTGTTCCCAACCCGTTCTCATACTGTAGCGGCTCAAGGCGGTATTTCTGCTTCATTGGGTAATGTGCAGGAAGACCGTTGGGATTGGCATATGTACGATACCGTGAAAGGTTCCGACTGGTTGGGCGACCAAGATGCGATTGAGTTTATGTGTCGCGCTGCGCCTGAAGCCGTAATTGAGTTGGAACACATGGGTATGCCTTTTGACCGTGTGGAAAGTGGCAAAATCTACCAACGTCCTTTCGGTGGTCATACTGCCGAACACGGTAAACGTGCGGTAGAACGTGCATGTGCGGTTGCCGACCGTACCGGTCATGCGATGTTGCATACTTTGTACCAACAAAACGTCCGTGCCAATACACAATTCTTTGTGGAATGGACGGCGCAAGATTTGATTCGTGATGAAAACGGCGACGTAGTCGGTGTAACCGCTATGGAAATGGAAACCGGCGAAGTTTATATTTTCCACGCTAAAGCTGTGATGTTTGCTACCGGTGGTGGCGGTCGTATTTATGCTTCTTCTACCAATGCTTATATGAATACCGGTGATGGTTTGGGTATTTGTGCCCGTGCAGGTATTCCGTTGGAAGACATGGAATTCTGGCAATTCCACCCGACCGGTGTAGCCGGTGCCGGTGTATTGATTACTGAGGGTGTGCGCGGTGAGGGCGGTATTCTGCTGAATGCCGATGGCGAACGCTTTATGGAACGTTACGCTCCGACTGTAAAAGACTTGGCTTCCCGTGACGTGGTTTCCCGTGCGATGGCAATGGAAATCTACGAAGGACGCGGCTGTGGTAAAAACAAAGACCACGTATTGCTGAAAATCGACCATATCGGCGCAGAAAAAATTATGGAAAAACTGCCGGGCATCCGCGAGATTTCCATTCAGTTTGCTGGTATTGACCCGATTAAAGACCCGATTCCTGTTGTGCCGACTACCCACTACATGATGGGCGGTATTCCGACCAACTACCACGGCGAAGTTGTTGTTCCGCAAGGTGAAGATTACGAAGTGCCTGTAAAAGGCCTGTATGCAGCAGGTGAGTGCGCTTGTGCTTCCGTACACGGTGCGAACCGCTTGGGTACCAACTCCCTGTTGGACTTGGTGGTATTCGGTAAAGCTGCCGGCGACAGTATGATTAAATTCATCAAAGAGCAAAGCGACTGGAAACCTCTGCCTGCTAATGCCGGTGAATTGACCCGCCAACGTATCGAGCGTTTGGACAACCAAACCGATGGTGAAAACGTTGATGCATTGCGTCGCGAACTGCAACGCTCCGTACAACTGCATGCCGGTGTGTTCCGTACCGATGAGATTCTGAGCAAAGGCGTTCGAGAAATCATGGAGATTGCCGAGCGCGTGAAACGTACTGAAATCAAAGACAAGAGCAAAGTATGGAATACCGCGCGTATCGAAGCTTTGGAATTGGATAATCTGATTGAAGTAGCGAAAGCGACTTTGGTGTCTGCCGAAGCACGTAAAGAATCGCGTGGCGCACACGCTTCAGACGACCATCCTGAGCGCGATGACGAAAACTGGATGAAACATACCCTGTATCATTCAGATACCAATACTTTGTCTTACAAACCGGTACATACCAAGCCTTTGAGCGTGGAATACATCAAACCGGCTAAACGCGTTTATTGA
- the sdhD gene encoding succinate dehydrogenase, hydrophobic membrane anchor protein: MVERKLTGAHYGLRDWAMQRATAVIMLVYTVVLLVVLFTLPKEYSAWQAFFDQTWVKVFTQVSFLAVFLHAWVGIRDLWMDYIKPFGLRLFLQVATIVWLVGCLVYSVKVIWG, from the coding sequence ATGGTAGAACGTAAATTGACAGGTGCGCATTACGGTTTGCGCGATTGGGCAATGCAACGTGCAACTGCGGTCATCATGTTGGTGTACACCGTGGTTCTTTTGGTTGTTTTGTTTACGTTGCCTAAAGAGTATTCGGCATGGCAGGCATTTTTTGATCAAACTTGGGTGAAAGTATTTACCCAAGTGAGCTTCTTGGCCGTATTCCTGCATGCATGGGTAGGTATCCGCGATTTGTGGATGGACTACATTAAGCCTTTCGGCCTGCGTTTGTTTTTACAAGTTGCCACCATCGTTTGGTTGGTAGGCTGCTTGGTGTATTCAGTTAAAGTAATTTGGGGGTAA
- the sdhC gene encoding succinate dehydrogenase, cytochrome b556 subunit has product MSAKSRPVFLEIPNIRLPIPGIVSILHRISGVGLFVMLPVLLYFFSGTLDREASFEAYRTAISNPFVKLILIGLLWAYLHHFFAGIRFLFLDVHKGLELNTARTTAKVVFASALILTVVLGALLW; this is encoded by the coding sequence ATGTCCGCCAAATCACGCCCGGTATTTTTGGAAATTCCGAATATCCGATTGCCCATACCGGGGATTGTATCTATTCTTCACCGTATCAGCGGCGTCGGCTTGTTTGTGATGCTGCCTGTTCTCTTGTATTTCTTCTCCGGAACGCTGGATCGCGAAGCGTCGTTTGAAGCATATCGTACTGCTATTTCCAATCCGTTTGTGAAGCTGATCCTTATCGGTCTGTTGTGGGCATATCTGCACCACTTTTTCGCCGGTATCCGCTTTCTGTTTTTGGATGTACACAAAGGCTTGGAATTAAATACTGCCCGTACTACTGCTAAAGTTGTATTTGCTTCTGCTTTGATTCTGACCGTCGTTTTGGGAGCTTTGTTATGGTAG
- a CDS encoding YkvA family protein: MTHSPHQNTPDPEDYIPSFRRRNLDTSGFMKKLGRFAGRLGKPVVRQLYALYYLWESEHTPKRAKMIIVGALVYFLSPIDSIPDLLIPFGFSDDIAVIALVYSQMKNYLTEDIQEKARQAADKLFGS, translated from the coding sequence ATGACACACTCCCCTCATCAAAACACACCCGATCCGGAAGACTACATCCCCTCCTTCCGCCGTCGAAACTTAGACACATCCGGCTTCATGAAAAAACTCGGACGCTTTGCCGGTCGCTTGGGTAAACCTGTCGTCCGCCAGCTTTATGCGCTTTATTATCTCTGGGAATCCGAACATACACCCAAACGTGCAAAAATGATTATTGTCGGCGCACTGGTTTACTTCCTCAGTCCTATTGACAGCATTCCCGACCTTCTGATTCCATTTGGCTTCAGCGATGACATTGCCGTCATTGCGCTGGTTTATTCTCAGATGAAAAACTATCTGACCGAAGATATTCAAGAAAAAGCCCGTCAAGCGGCTGACAAGCTGTTTGGTTCTTAA
- a CDS encoding membrane lipoprotein lipid attachment site-containing protein, whose amino-acid sequence MKKYILPIFAVAALAGCESIYVPTLKEVPVRPTNVKKPKADSQVSATGYHLAPSHWADVSKIHDEARRLSTQVSQGSLTKVQAAQYLNRFRIQQVGRNSVDDSMYEVYLRSAVDSQRGEITTEQSKQYIQGALRGWQQRWKNMDTKPSNPAFTNFLMEVMGMQPLK is encoded by the coding sequence ATGAAAAAATACATTCTTCCTATCTTTGCTGTGGCGGCACTTGCCGGTTGTGAATCGATTTATGTTCCAACATTGAAAGAAGTGCCAGTTCGACCAACCAACGTTAAGAAACCTAAGGCTGATTCACAAGTTTCAGCTACCGGTTATCATTTAGCTCCTTCGCATTGGGCAGATGTTTCCAAGATTCATGATGAAGCACGTCGCTTGAGTACCCAAGTGAGCCAAGGTAGTCTGACCAAAGTTCAGGCTGCACAATATTTGAACCGCTTCCGTATCCAACAAGTGGGACGCAACTCTGTCGATGACAGTATGTACGAAGTTTATCTGCGTTCTGCCGTTGACAGCCAACGTGGTGAAATTACTACCGAGCAATCCAAACAGTACATCCAAGGTGCTTTGCGCGGTTGGCAACAGCGTTGGAAAAACATGGATACCAAACCAAGCAATCCTGCGTTTACCAACTTCCTGATGGAAGTTATGGGTATGCAGCCTTTGAAATAA
- the cysK gene encoding cysteine synthase A: MKIANNITELIGNTPLVKLNRLTEGLKAQIAVKLEFFNPGSSVKDRIAESMIEAAEQAGKINKDTVIVEATSGNTGIGLAMVCAARGYKLAITMPESMSKERKMLLRAFGAELILTPAAEGMAGAIAKAQSLVDEHPDTYFMPRQFDNEANPEVHRKTTAEEIWRDTDGKVDIFVAGVGTGGTITGVGEVLKKYKPEVQIVAVEPEASPVLSGGEKGPHPIQGLGAGFIPSVLNTTVYDSISKVPNEAAFETARAMAEKEGILVGISSGAAVWSALQLAKKPENEGKLIVVLLPSYGERYLSTPLFADLA; the protein is encoded by the coding sequence ATGAAAATTGCAAATAATATTACCGAGCTGATCGGCAACACACCTCTGGTGAAACTGAACCGCCTGACCGAAGGTTTAAAAGCGCAAATCGCCGTTAAACTTGAATTTTTCAATCCGGGCAGCAGCGTGAAAGACCGTATTGCCGAATCTATGATTGAAGCGGCCGAGCAAGCCGGTAAAATCAATAAAGATACCGTTATCGTCGAGGCAACCAGTGGCAATACCGGTATCGGTTTGGCCATGGTGTGTGCGGCCCGCGGTTATAAATTGGCGATTACTATGCCTGAAAGCATGAGTAAAGAACGCAAAATGCTGCTGCGTGCATTCGGTGCAGAGCTAATTTTGACACCTGCTGCCGAAGGTATGGCGGGCGCTATTGCTAAAGCCCAGTCTTTGGTGGACGAACATCCAGATACTTACTTTATGCCGCGCCAATTTGATAACGAGGCTAATCCTGAAGTTCACCGCAAAACCACTGCCGAAGAAATTTGGCGCGATACAGACGGTAAAGTAGATATTTTCGTGGCCGGTGTAGGTACAGGCGGTACGATTACCGGTGTGGGCGAAGTATTGAAAAAATACAAACCCGAAGTTCAAATCGTGGCTGTCGAGCCTGAAGCTTCCCCAGTATTGAGCGGTGGCGAGAAAGGTCCGCATCCGATTCAAGGTTTGGGTGCAGGCTTTATCCCCAGCGTTTTGAATACGACTGTTTACGACAGCATTTCCAAAGTACCTAACGAGGCAGCGTTTGAAACTGCGCGCGCTATGGCTGAAAAAGAAGGCATTTTGGTAGGTATTTCTTCAGGTGCCGCAGTATGGAGCGCATTGCAACTGGCTAAAAAACCTGAAAACGAAGGTAAGTTGATCGTTGTCTTGTTGCCATCATATGGCGAACGCTATCTTTCTACGCCTCTGTTTGCCGATTTGGCATAA